One region of Penaeus vannamei isolate JL-2024 chromosome 36, ASM4276789v1, whole genome shotgun sequence genomic DNA includes:
- the LOC138859511 gene encoding C-type lectin domain family 4 member M-like, which translates to MRLTERPVLLDGLLSPPACSSPFAAIPMLEDLGCLYRSPTARNWNASREDCYRYGADLFVASTPEQFHVLKNHYYTANLRNYKWVGIIARNWLDGRLAVDVWNSGEPNGAVDGTVCGVMQPSYTMDDTYCSSNFEYVCQANQTAPLA; encoded by the exons ATGAGGCTGACTGAACGGCCTGTCCTCCTCGACGGGCTTCTGTCTCCTCCAGCCTGCAGCTCGCCCTTCGCCGCCATCCCGATGCTGGAGGACCTGGGTTGCCTCTACAGGTCCCCAACCGCGAGGAACTGGAACGCGTCCCGGGAAGACTGCTACAGGTACGGCGCCGACCTGTTCGTCGCCTCGACCCCCGAGCAGTTCCACGTCCTCAAGAACCATTATTACACAGCTAATCTTCGCA ACTACAAGTGGGTGGGAATCATCGCCCGCAACTGGCTGGACGGTCGTCTGGCGGTCGACGTCTGGAACAGCGGCGAGCCCAACGGAGCCGTCGACGGGACCGTGTGTGGTGTCATGCAGCCCAGTTACACGATGGATGACACATATTGCTCGTCTAATTTCGAGTACGTGTGCCAGGCCAACCAAACCGCACCTCTGGCTTGA